The following coding sequences lie in one Panicum virgatum strain AP13 chromosome 6N, P.virgatum_v5, whole genome shotgun sequence genomic window:
- the LOC120680156 gene encoding uncharacterized protein At2g39795, mitochondrial-like, whose translation MALARRLLRLRPHLATLPLPSPGTPRLLPSRTYISDMRRSAFIDRLLRSVRSEISFLDNSAPPPSPPSPAPFAVEDRPGDQWARLRRVFPAAEGEEEEVRVDATLVDGALPPSRSGADTGAPPRLHISVKVEVSKAARPGVALNFECSAWPDEMEVQRVFPVRRGGTSPVQQYVGRQFSELDEDMQSAVRDYLEQRGVNDELAAFLHAYMENKEHAELIRWLKNIELHVKN comes from the exons ATGGCGCTGGCACGGCGGCTGCTCCGCCTGCGCCCCCACCTCGCCACGCTCCCGCTCCCTTCCCCCGGCACCCCGCGCCTCCTCCCGTCCCGCACCTACATCTCCGACATGCGCCGGTCCGCCTTCATCGACCGCCTCCTCCGCTCCGTCCGCTCCGAGATCTCCTTCCTCGACaactccgcgccgccaccatcgccccCGTCCCCCGCGCCCTTCGCCGTCGAGGACCGCCCCGGCGATCAGTGGGCCCGCCTGCGCCGAGTGTTCCCCGCGGCcgagggggaggaagaggaggtcaGGGTGGACGCCACATTGGTCGACGGCGCGCTGCCGCCCTCCCGCTCTGGCGCGGACACGGGCGCCCCGCCCAGGTTGCACATCAGCGTCAAGGTCGAGGTCTCCAAGGCCGCGCGGCCAGGGGTGGCGCTCAACTTCGAGTGCTCCGCGTGGCCTGACGAGATGGAGGTGCAGAGGGTCTTCCCCGTCCGCCGCGGCGGGACTTCGCCGGTGCAGCAGTACGTCGGCCGCCAGTTCAG TGAGTTAGATGAGGACATGCAAAGTGCGGTGCGAGATTACTTGGAGCAAAGAGGAGTGAACGATGAGCTTGCAGCGTTCCTGCATGCGTACATGGAAAACAAGGAGCATGCTGAACTAATAAGATGGTTGAAGAACATTGAACTTCATGTCAAAAACTGA
- the LOC120680157 gene encoding uncharacterized protein LOC120680157, producing the protein MTSKWSGSPMKSTGSSAMASGRRVCPSCLVPLVRIQSRQKDTFGQWFLKCPLNIKGDPSTCGFIRSEAEYEALEAHPRRCEAAGGDWCAELKDLKQELAEVKEKLDRFGAAVWKQKSEQESRKLQIVLESSVVVPLLVGLVGVLFGVVVAEMWK; encoded by the exons ATGACGTCGAAGTGGTCGGGCAGCCCGATGAAGTCCACGGGCTCGAGCGCGATGGCGAGCGGCAGGAGGGTGTGCCCGTCTTGCCTGGTTCCTTTGGTGCGGATCCAGAGCCGTCAGAAGGACACATTTGGGCAGTGGTTCTTGAAGTGCCCGTTGAACATCAAG GGTGATCCCAGTACTTGTGGCTTTATCCGCTCTGAGGCAGAGTATGAGGCCTTGGAAGCACATCCACGGCGGTGCGAAGCTGCAGGTGGTGACTGGTGCGCCGAATTGAAGGATTTGAAGCAAGAATTGGCAGAGGTGAAGGAAAAGCTTGATAGATTTGGAGCTGCGGTTTGGAAGCAGAAGTCTGAACAAGAGTCTAGGAAGTTGCAGATTGTGCTTGAGTCATCAGTTGTAGTGCCTCTGTTAGTAGGCCTTGTAGGTGTTCTATttggtgttgttgttgctgAAATGTGGAAGTGA
- the LOC120678161 gene encoding uncharacterized protein LOC120678161, protein MADPAEPEHGEERYGSASLICSKEHAQIEKVSPGSLVQIELDKIGEKHRFKRIFVALRPCIDGFKAGCRPFVGVDASSLNGKYRGQLASATSVDGHNWLYHIAYAIFDSETEDNWKWFMEHLCKVIGDVPNLVICTDACKGLETAVGAVFPQAENRECMRHLYQNFMKHYSGEVITDHLYPAARSYTQGMFEWHMKKIFEFDPDTIDYLDQHHNRIWYRCAFSESSKCDFLTNNVSESFNAQIKKFKGLLVHELVDRIRELIMEKRYTRKVLARQWEDGVLPNVMKDLNLISNNLKVVKVAVSDVDIAEVTILDDWNNQKRHTVDIHNHKCSCREWQVTGKPCKHALAWILSNRGLKIEDYVHEYYSVAKFKAAYEDRIEPLPDRSQWPQVQLGFNVYPPLLGRGAGRPKVQRIRGFLEKRAAKKKVRCKRCRDFGHFEKTCKLPEVGEDGQTAAPKNKSKKS, encoded by the exons ATGGCGGATCCCGCGGAGCCGGAGCACGGTGAGGAAAGGTATGGATCTGCATCCTTGATCTGCTCCAAGGAGCACG CTCAAATTGAAAAAGTCTCACCTGGTAGCTTAGTACAGATAGAGCTAGACAAGATTGGTGAGAAACACAGGTTCAAGAGGATTTTTGTAGCTCTTAGGCCTTGTATAGATGGATTCAAAGCTGGGTGTAGACCTTTTGTTGGTGTAGATGCATCCAGTTTAAATGGCAAGTACAGAGGCCAGTTAGCTTCAGCAACAAGTGTAGATGGACACAATTGGCTCTATCACATAGCCTATGCAATCTTTGACTCAGAAACAGAAGACAATTGGAAGTGGTTTATGGAGCATTTGTGCAAAGTCATTGGAGATGTTCCAAACTTGGTCATATGCACAGATGCATGTAAAGGACTAGAGACAGCAGTGGGTGCTGTGTTCCCACAAGCTGAGAATAGAGAATGCATGAGGCATCTCTATCAGAACTTCATGAAGCACTATTCTGGTGAGGTGATCACTGATCATTTGTACCCTGCAGCTAGAAGCTACACACAAGGCATGTTTGAATGGCACATGAAGAAGATATTTGAGTTTGATCCTGACACAATAGATTACCTAGATCAGCACCACAATAGGATCTGGTACAGATGTGCCTTCTCTGAAAGCTCAAAGTGTGAtttcttgacaaataatgtctcaGAGAGCTTCAATGCTCAGATAAAGAAGTTCAAAGGTTTGCTAGTGCATGAATTAGTTGACAGAATCAGAGAGCTTATAATGGAGAAGAGGTACACAAGAAAGGTGCTTGCTAGGCAGTGGGAAGATGGGGTACTCCCAAATGTGATGAAGGACCTGAACTTGATCAGCAACAACCTCAAAGTGGTCAAAGTAGCAGTTAGTGATGTTGACATTGCAGAAGTCACCATCTTGGATGACTGGAACAATCAGAAAAGGCACACAGTGGACATCCACAACCACAAATGCTCATGTAGAGAGTGGCAGGTGACAGGCAAGCCCTGCAAACATGCTTTGGCATGGATTCTGTCCAATAGAGGGTTAAAGATTGAAGATTATGTCCATGAATACTACTCTGTGGCTAAGTTCAAAGCAGCCTATGAGGACAGAATTGAGCCTTTGCCAGATAGGTCACAGTGGCCACAAGTGCAACTTGGATTCAATGTCTATCCACCATTGCTGGGTAGAGGAGCAGGAAGACCCAAGGTGCAAAGGATTAGAGGTTTCTTGGAGAAAAGAGCTGCAAAAAAGAAGGTTAGATGCAAGAGATGTAGAGATTTTGGTCACTTTGAAAAAACTTGCAAGCTAccagaggttggagaagatggtcAGACAGCTGCACCTAAGAACAAGTCCAAGAAAAG CTAA
- the LOC120679695 gene encoding Golgi SNAP receptor complex member 1-1-like isoform X2: MEASSWDALRKQARKLEAQLDDQLNAYRKLASMKSDDSENHGESDIERSLKQLQQVNSQMQAWVSSGGSELLSHTLTRHMEILQDLSQEFFRLRSSLRAKQQHASLLDFRDFDRASFDVGEAADSSDLSLLKEQATITRSTGQIDNVLSQAHTALGALMSQRSTFGGITSKISNVGNRLPMINQILSSIRRKKSMDTIVLSLVASVCAFLIFIYWLSK; the protein is encoded by the exons GCAAGGAAGCTAGAAGCTCAGTTAGATGACCAACTGAACGCATACCGGAAACTggcttctatgaaatctgatgATTCAGAGAATCATGGCGAGTCGGATATAGAAAGATCACTGAAGCAACTTCAGCAAGTAAATTCTCAGATGCAGGCCTGGGTATCATCAGGAGGCTCAGAACTCCTTTCTCACACCTTGACTCGACATATGGAGATTTTGCAGGATCTTTCACAG GAATTCTTCCGCCTCCGTTCAAGTCTTAGAGCAAAGCAGCAACATGCTTCCCTCCTTGATTTTAGAGATTTTGACAGAGCAAGCTTTGATGTTGGAGAGGCTGCAGATTCCTCCGATCTATCTCTCCTAAAAGAACAAGCAACAATCACCCGAAGTACTGGACAG ATTGATAATGTCTTATCACAAGCTCACACAGCACTCGGTGCACTTATGTCACAACGGTCAACATTCGGTGGAATCACTTCGAAAATTAGCAACGTTGGCAATCGGCTCCCTATG ATCAATCAGATCCTTTCGTCAATCAGAAGGAAGAAATCGATGGACACAATTGTTCTTTCATTAGTTGCCTCCGTTTGCGCATTTCTTATTTTCATCTACTGGTTGTCAAAATAG
- the LOC120679695 gene encoding uncharacterized protein LOC120679695 isoform X1 — MPAARTASRPRRRREPSPRPPIHHSYALRRSHPDNLVSDVSSMSGTAAASSSVTVAATSATSASLLMAVAPTSGHLRPPPTSTTPPPPPQVHHIPAASASDSSSALNTLTSAIYGLQWQMGQFAARLATVEGRPSGAAGESSQATSGFAQADPPLPPPGYPVLGMPGYGGIPPLQPSPSVIIHTDAPHRPIPITQISFPHSPSQIPIFQQPPQENLDEHDDGAAVPRYHKLSFPVFDGKEDPIGWLNRCDHFFRAQRTREADKVWLASFHMTGVAQHWFYMLERDAGDIHSITWPMFKSLCQQRFGPPLGTNHLAELARLPFCGSVFDYQETFQMRLAHAGPLSAAQQVQLFTGGLPQPLRTDVELHAPQDLQRAMALARAFERRPSSLPSSTFSRAPRLPPRTSPMPPTTAALTASPQATAPVPPQGTSRPLRRLSPAEMAECRQQGLCYNCDEQYIRGHKCPKLFYLEVTDFDDLDDTEHTSTEEHEDQPPLISLHAIAGLTTNDTMKVNVKIGESVLCALLDSGSSSNFISLEAADHIGLHLHDSNGASVIVANGDRVACRGLARDVAARIGSEFFSVECYIIPLDCFDMVLGISFLKTLGPILWNFDELCMSFWHRGHRVVWRGLDRHNVLNHLLVTFTHCPLQNHPCWNHY; from the coding sequence ATGCCGGCCGCTAGGACAGCGtcgcgccctcgccgtcgccgggagCCGAGTCCCCGGCCACCCATCCACCATAGCTACGCTCTACGCCGCTCGCACCCTGACAATTTGGTATCAGACGTCTCCTCGATGTCTGGGACTGCAGCCGCATCCTCCTCCGTAACCGTCGCCGCTACTTCCGCCACCAGCGCCTCGTTGCTGATGGCCGTCGCGCCCACCTCcggccacctccggccaccACCAACCTCCactaccccgccgccgccgccacaagtACACCACATCCCCGCTGCATCGGCTTCGGATAGCTCCTCTGCCCTGAACACACTCACCTCCGCCATTTATGGCCTTCAGTGGCAGATGGGCCAATTTGCAGCTCGTCTCGCCACCGTGGAAGGAAGACCATCGGGGGCCGCCGGCGAATCCTCTCAGGCCACGAGCGGCTTCGCCCAGGCCGACCCACCTCTTCCGCCGCCTGGGTACCCAGTGCTCGGTATGCCGGGGTACGGCGGAATTCCACCTCTGCAGCCTTCACCGTCGGTCATCATCCATACCGACGCTCCACACAGACCAATTCCCATCACCCAGATCTCGTTTCCCCATTCTCCATCCCAAATCCCAATCTTCCAGCAACCGCCGCAAGAAAATCTCGATGAACATGATGATGGCGCTGCCGTTCCGCGCTATCACAAACTGTCCTTTCCAGTCTTCGATGGCAAGGAAGATCCAATTGGCTGGCTTAATCGCTGCGACCACTTCTTCCGGGCTCAACGAACTCGTGAAGCAGACAAGGTGTGGCTGGCCTCCTTCCACATGACCGGCGTCGCGCAACATTGGTTCTACATGCTGGAACGCGACGCCGGCGACATCCACTCCATCACCTGGCCTATGTTCAAGTCCTTGTGCCAGCAGCGTTTTGGACCTCCACTCGGCACAAATCATCTTGCCGAGCTTGCGAGGTTGCCATTCTGCGGATCGGTCTTCGATTATCAAGAGACATTCCAGATGCGCTTGGCGCATGCGGGACCATTGTCCGCGGCACAACAGGTTCAGCTCTTCACTGGGGGGCTGCCGCAACCGCTTCGCACTGATGTCGAGTTGCACGCTCCTCAGGACCTGCAGCGTGCCATGGCTTTGGCGCGCGCGTTCGAGCGCCGGCCGTCCTCGCTGCCATCATCAACTTTCAGTCGCGCACCAAGGCTACCGCCTCGTACCTCACCAATGCCACCTACTACGGCTGCACTGACAGCGTCGCCTCAGGCGACAGCTCCAGTGCCTCCTCAAGGTACTTCCAGACCGCTTCGCCGGCTAAGTCCTGCTGAAATGGCCGAGTGTCGACAGCAAGGACTCTGCTACAATTGTGATGAGCAGTACATCCGCGGCCACAAGTGTCCCAAGCTTTTCTATCTGGAGGTAActgattttgatgatcttgaTGACACTGAACACACAAGCACAGAAGAACATGAGGATCAACCGCCTCTCATTTCATTACATGCCATTGCTGGACTCACAACCAATGACACCATGAAAGTGAATGTGAAAATTGGAGAGTCTGTACTATGTGCACTATTGGATTCAGGCTCTTCGTCCAACTTCATCAGTTTGGAGGCAGCAGACCACATTGGCTTGCACCTTCATGACAGTAATGGAGCTAGTGTCATCGTCGCCAATGGTGACCGAGTAGCATGTCGTGGCCTCGCTCGTGATGTTGCAGCTCGCATTGGTTCTGAATTCTTCTCAGTAGAATGCTATATCATTCCACTTGACTGCTTTGACATGGTACTTGGCATTTCTTTCCTCAAGACATTGGGGCCTATACTCTGGAACTTCGATGAACTATGCATGTCATTCTGGCATCGTGGGCATCGCGTAGTGTGGAGAGGATTGGATCGCCACAACGTGCTAAATCACCTCCTGGTCACATTCACGCACTGTCCACTACAGAACCACCCTTGCTGGAATCACTATTGA